A part of Vulcanisaeta moutnovskia 768-28 genomic DNA contains:
- a CDS encoding 4Fe-4S dicluster domain-containing protein, whose product MSMVVSEEGKLLILEDPSDEELNRAREHNGPIIIVLRKLGSVNVQGKHPMNIYILKSPSDEELEALKAQLMARRTSTREVAIEGPISRRELLIGRVVKVIEKNVPTYFENACSARFGCNDCVNACPTNATSIVNNRVVINENACIECGLCVSKCPTGALAMVGADDNEYVALLNKLNDVKGIKRITFTCPLNTREPRNGEYIYRVPCVDAVSPEWVTMALAKSLEVSIECPDQSCKLGGADYAKGLINAFMGSFKLGITKDDALSMATDETLSERIIYMGIRRNDYVKALVRLRPRSKGVTNELLKIFSIHIDDVKCSFCGVCFAKCPERAFDVGRDGNKTVLKFNSLKCIGCGHCARLCPEKAITINRAREFPMSDSTDVVYDEVVTCRMCGKPFDTRRHIMTMKIKLGIKGDPEWLYLCPDCRRYYTAKKMLENALGVKEVKSYV is encoded by the coding sequence ATGTCTATGGTGGTAAGTGAGGAGGGCAAATTACTAATCCTTGAGGATCCAAGTGATGAGGAATTGAATAGGGCTAGGGAGCATAATGGCCCAATAATTATAGTACTTAGGAAGTTAGGTAGTGTCAATGTCCAGGGTAAGCACCCAATGAACATTTACATACTTAAGTCGCCGAGTGATGAGGAGTTAGAGGCGTTAAAGGCACAGTTAATGGCTAGGAGAACAAGCACGAGGGAGGTCGCCATCGAGGGCCCCATCAGCAGGAGGGAGTTATTGATAGGTAGGGTTGTCAAGGTCATTGAGAAGAACGTACCCACGTACTTCGAAAACGCATGCAGTGCTAGGTTTGGATGTAATGATTGCGTTAATGCATGCCCAACCAATGCAACATCAATTGTTAATAATAGGGTTGTCATTAACGAGAATGCATGCATTGAGTGCGGTCTATGCGTGTCAAAGTGCCCAACAGGTGCCCTGGCAATGGTTGGCGCAGATGATAATGAGTACGTAGCCCTACTCAATAAGTTAAATGACGTGAAGGGCATTAAAAGAATAACATTCACATGCCCATTGAATACTAGGGAGCCTAGGAATGGCGAGTACATTTACAGGGTGCCATGTGTCGATGCCGTTAGCCCTGAGTGGGTGACAATGGCGCTTGCCAAATCCCTTGAAGTAAGTATTGAATGCCCTGACCAGTCATGTAAATTGGGCGGTGCTGACTATGCTAAGGGATTAATCAACGCGTTTATGGGGTCGTTTAAGCTGGGTATTACCAAGGATGACGCATTGTCGATGGCCACTGACGAAACGTTGAGTGAGAGAATTATTTACATGGGTATTAGGCGTAATGACTATGTTAAGGCATTGGTAAGGCTTAGGCCGAGGAGTAAAGGCGTTACTAATGAATTACTTAAGATATTTAGTATTCACATTGATGATGTTAAGTGCTCATTCTGCGGGGTGTGCTTTGCTAAATGCCCTGAGAGGGCGTTTGATGTTGGTAGGGATGGCAATAAGACAGTGCTTAAGTTCAACAGTCTCAAGTGTATTGGTTGTGGCCACTGCGCGAGGTTATGCCCTGAGAAGGCAATAACAATTAATAGGGCTAGGGAATTCCCGATGAGCGATAGCACAGACGTGGTCTATGACGAGGTAGTCACATGTAGGATGTGCGGTAAGCCCTTCGACACGAGGAGACACATAATGACTATGAAGATTAAGCTCGGTATCAAGGGAGACCCGGAGTGGCTATACCTATGCCCAGATTGTAGGAGGTACTACACGGCGAAGAAGATGCTTGAGAATGCATTGGGCGTAAAGGAAGTTAAGAGCTATGTCTAG